The following coding sequences are from one Natrarchaeobaculum sulfurireducens window:
- the cheB gene encoding chemotaxis-specific protein-glutamate methyltransferase CheB, with the protein MVRAVIADDSAVMRETLGKILEDGGIDVVGRAKDGVEAVEAIEELEPDVATVDIQMPRMTGHEVIEEVMAERPTPLIVISSHTTKNADATFEALEAGAVDFLAKPSGDNSVDIWSKQDEIVERVRAVAAADVSTEKPDRTESVRTPTVEVDDEFPNDPTLVIGASTGGPRVVEQVLSELPVRAGLRILVVQHMADHYTERFAARLNERTDYEICEASGRERIGPGEAVLAKGGYHLAVTGFRNGDVIVDHDDGPERHNVKPAVDVTMETAADRVTGNLAGVIMTGMGSDGAIGLEAIKNAGGKALVQDEATSRVYGMPKVAAERVDVDMVLPKDRIAEGITNAFRGWSG; encoded by the coding sequence ATGGTCCGAGCAGTTATCGCCGACGACTCGGCAGTCATGCGCGAAACTCTCGGGAAGATTCTCGAGGACGGTGGTATCGACGTCGTCGGCCGGGCGAAAGATGGGGTCGAAGCCGTCGAAGCGATCGAGGAACTCGAACCGGACGTCGCAACGGTTGACATCCAGATGCCGCGGATGACCGGCCACGAAGTCATCGAGGAGGTGATGGCTGAGCGTCCGACGCCACTGATAGTTATCAGCTCACATACAACCAAGAACGCCGACGCGACCTTCGAGGCGCTCGAGGCCGGTGCAGTCGACTTCCTCGCGAAACCGTCGGGCGACAATTCGGTCGACATCTGGTCGAAACAGGACGAGATCGTCGAGCGGGTGCGGGCGGTCGCGGCAGCCGACGTCTCAACGGAGAAACCCGATCGGACTGAATCGGTACGGACGCCGACGGTCGAGGTCGACGACGAGTTTCCGAACGATCCGACGCTCGTCATCGGCGCCTCGACGGGCGGTCCACGGGTCGTCGAACAGGTGCTGTCGGAACTGCCCGTGCGAGCGGGATTGCGAATCCTGGTGGTACAACATATGGCAGACCATTACACGGAACGATTTGCAGCGCGCCTCAACGAGCGAACCGACTACGAAATCTGCGAGGCCTCCGGCCGTGAACGTATCGGACCCGGAGAGGCCGTCCTCGCGAAAGGCGGATATCACCTCGCCGTCACTGGCTTCAGAAACGGCGACGTCATCGTCGACCACGACGACGGGCCGGAACGACACAACGTCAAGCCAGCCGTCGACGTCACGATGGAGACCGCCGCCGACCGGGTCACTGGCAACCTCGCGGGTGTCATCATGACCGGCATGGGCTCCGATGGCGCGATCGGTCTCGAGGCGATCAAGAACGCGGGCGGGAAAGCGCTCGTCCAGGACGAGGCGACCTCGCGGGTCTACGGCATGCCGAAGGTGGCTGCCGAACGCGTCGACGTCGACATGGTGTTGCCGAAAGACCGAATCGCCGAAGGGATCACCAACGCGTTTCGGGGGTGGTCCGGATGA
- a CDS encoding protein sorting system archaetidylserine decarboxylase produces the protein MNFAPGAWKYAIVPLLAAPFAVIYSVAAGLLSLALGVGALAFFRDPERTPPPTGVVSPADGTVSVLREEGDQVRLGVFMNVWHVHVVRAPFDATVVDVEHVSGAHRPAFSKESEKNERVHVSLETDSLTSQSAETALEADGDTDDELDGSNEDRFDGPNDDGAIEPAEVTFIAGAFARRIFPYVEPGDELERGDRIGHIAFGSRVDLCFPPSIDRDEVAVEPGESTTAGETVVLETPADVGPFDTPIGGFDFDTQSDGSGADETDDPASSPS, from the coding sequence ATGAACTTCGCGCCGGGAGCCTGGAAGTACGCTATCGTTCCGCTGCTCGCAGCGCCGTTTGCAGTCATCTACAGCGTCGCTGCGGGCCTCCTCTCGCTCGCACTCGGCGTCGGTGCGCTCGCGTTCTTTCGCGATCCAGAGCGGACGCCGCCGCCGACAGGCGTCGTCTCACCGGCTGACGGCACCGTTTCGGTGTTGCGTGAGGAAGGCGATCAGGTCCGACTCGGCGTGTTCATGAACGTCTGGCACGTCCACGTCGTCCGCGCGCCGTTCGATGCGACCGTCGTCGACGTCGAACACGTCTCGGGAGCCCACCGTCCCGCCTTCTCCAAGGAATCGGAGAAAAACGAGCGCGTCCACGTCAGCCTCGAGACTGACTCGTTGACATCCCAGTCGGCCGAGACGGCGCTCGAGGCGGACGGCGACACGGACGACGAGTTAGACGGCTCGAACGAGGACAGATTCGACGGTCCAAACGATGACGGGGCGATCGAACCTGCCGAAGTGACGTTCATCGCGGGCGCGTTCGCCCGTCGGATCTTCCCCTACGTCGAGCCCGGCGACGAACTCGAGCGCGGTGACCGCATCGGTCACATCGCCTTCGGTAGCCGGGTCGATCTCTGCTTTCCGCCCTCGATCGATCGTGACGAGGTCGCCGTCGAGCCTGGCGAGTCGACGACCGCCGGGGAGACGGTCGTCCTCGAGACACCAGCGGACGTCGGGCCGTTCGACACGCCGATCGGCGGGTTCGACTTCGACACACAGTCGGACGGGTCGGGGGCGGACGAGACCGACGACCCGGCCTCGAGCCCGTCCTGA
- a CDS encoding ParA family protein — protein sequence MAGSARLCVTNQKGGVGKTTVAINLAGALNDRGHDVLFVDLDPQGNATEGLGLLKTYDAQPPTLLDALVEPSAVSLADLVHSHPEMDVVPSNVDMNAAESTLSQEPDGETRLDTLLSAIEADYDVIVVDCPPYLGMVTDNALVATENLVVPALAEPTSKRSLELLFDYVGALELDHDVEIDPLALVANRIETTREADHMLEWFEEALPDVPLYRIRKRVALQRAFADGTSVFAREEETDMQTVFLEMADMIEAAFELKEVPA from the coding sequence ATGGCGGGATCTGCTCGGCTCTGCGTGACAAATCAAAAGGGAGGCGTCGGCAAGACGACCGTCGCGATCAACCTCGCCGGTGCGTTGAACGATCGTGGACACGACGTGTTGTTCGTCGACCTCGATCCACAGGGGAACGCGACGGAAGGACTCGGCTTGCTCAAGACCTACGACGCACAGCCACCCACGCTTCTCGATGCGCTCGTCGAGCCATCGGCCGTCTCGCTCGCGGACCTCGTCCACTCCCATCCCGAGATGGACGTCGTTCCGAGTAACGTCGACATGAACGCGGCCGAATCGACGCTCAGTCAGGAACCGGACGGCGAAACCCGCCTCGATACCCTCCTTTCGGCAATCGAAGCGGACTACGACGTAATCGTCGTCGATTGTCCACCCTATCTCGGGATGGTCACCGACAACGCGCTCGTCGCGACGGAGAATCTGGTCGTTCCGGCACTCGCCGAACCGACGAGCAAACGATCCCTCGAGCTTCTGTTCGATTACGTCGGCGCGCTCGAACTCGATCACGACGTCGAGATCGACCCCCTAGCGCTGGTCGCTAACCGCATCGAGACCACGCGGGAGGCCGATCACATGCTCGAGTGGTTCGAGGAGGCCCTACCAGACGTCCCGCTGTACCGAATTCGAAAGCGAGTGGCACTCCAGCGGGCGTTCGCCGACGGGACGTCCGTATTCGCCAGGGAAGAAGAGACGGACATGCAAACCGTGTTTCTCGAGATGGCCGATATGATAGAAGCGGCGTTCGAACTCAAGGAGGTGCCGGCATGA
- a CDS encoding DUF456 domain-containing protein, whose amino-acid sequence MVEVVSILAIGLLVAGVVGTLIPLVPGGLLSLSGLYLYWWHSGFAEPGPIWLVVLTTLGVLTLLFEFFGGSIAARTGGASWTTTASAAAVGIVLMLVTGPIGLLIGLFGTVLVLEFVRNGDLDRSITAALYATVGILASTAVQALLTLSILGGFLVAVFVL is encoded by the coding sequence ATGGTCGAGGTCGTTTCGATCCTCGCGATCGGACTGCTCGTCGCCGGCGTCGTCGGGACGCTCATCCCGCTGGTACCGGGCGGACTCCTCTCGCTATCGGGGCTGTACCTCTACTGGTGGCACTCCGGGTTCGCCGAGCCGGGCCCTATCTGGCTCGTCGTCCTCACCACTCTCGGCGTGTTAACGCTCCTGTTCGAGTTCTTCGGCGGTTCGATCGCCGCCCGTACCGGCGGAGCGTCGTGGACGACGACCGCCAGTGCCGCCGCCGTCGGCATCGTCCTCATGCTCGTGACCGGCCCGATCGGACTCCTGATTGGGCTCTTCGGGACCGTCTTGGTCCTCGAGTTCGTCAGAAACGGCGACCTCGATCGGAGCATTACTGCTGCGCTCTATGCGACCGTCGGAATTCTCGCATCGACGGCTGTCCAGGCCCTGCTGACGCTGTCGATTCTGGGTGGTTTTCTCGTCGCGGTGTTCGTCCTGTAG
- the cheA gene encoding chemotaxis protein CheA yields the protein MSDPTSTFVQESQEDIQKLNNALLDLEDAADPENSDAIETVFRVAHNLKGNFGVMGYTDASNLAHAVEDLLDCIRDGELSVTGDRMDLIFSGVDQLDQMVREISDDGETETNPEATIEEIRASIEAGEDEDVADTADSDDGGTTDDVPIDELAAALEGDLEDQELFRATLEFGSSSSAHVDAMFVLDATNDEYDLLTTAPDNEAIEQGEFDGEFDVFVSADADATEADVTEFFEDNRYLEGASADRLTDQVEASLAEESEADEDASSSSSGSSSTTHSSQEVESIRVDVEQVDQLYNQVEEMVTSRIKLRKIIEENGLVEAEDELEEHGKITASLQDTVLEIRLVPLKKIVGNFPRVVRDISRKQDKEIDFQMEGVDIEMDRSILNELGDPLMHLIRNAVDHGIEPPEEREKKGKPREGTIKLIGERERDRVSVTVMDDGGGLDVDEIKEKAITQDVITEEEGRLLDDSEVYDLIFHPGFSTTDEVTEVSGRGVGMDVVNQVVRGVDGSINVESEPNAGTSVTLMLPVSVAIVRVLFVTAGDEMYGVPIKNIDEISELEDVTVESVEGRPTITHDERVYPLLSLSDRLDVPDAEPDDDDMVVRIKDGVRQVCLRCSDVVGQEEVVIKPFEGVLSGAPGISGASVLGEGEVVMILDVDTL from the coding sequence ATGAGCGATCCGACCAGCACCTTCGTCCAGGAGAGCCAGGAGGACATCCAGAAGCTCAACAACGCATTGCTCGATCTCGAGGACGCCGCCGACCCGGAGAACTCCGACGCGATCGAGACGGTGTTCCGGGTCGCACACAACCTCAAAGGCAACTTCGGCGTCATGGGCTACACCGACGCGAGCAATCTCGCACACGCCGTCGAGGACTTACTCGATTGTATCCGCGACGGTGAACTCTCGGTGACCGGCGACCGAATGGACCTCATCTTCAGCGGGGTCGACCAGCTCGATCAGATGGTCCGAGAGATCTCCGACGATGGCGAGACGGAGACGAATCCCGAGGCGACGATCGAGGAGATCCGCGCGTCGATCGAGGCAGGCGAAGACGAAGACGTGGCTGACACCGCTGACTCCGACGACGGTGGGACCACAGACGACGTTCCGATCGACGAGCTCGCGGCCGCCCTCGAGGGTGATCTCGAGGACCAGGAACTGTTTCGGGCGACTCTCGAGTTCGGCTCGAGCAGCTCAGCACACGTCGACGCGATGTTCGTCCTCGACGCGACGAACGACGAATACGACCTCCTGACGACGGCCCCGGACAACGAGGCGATCGAACAGGGCGAGTTCGACGGCGAGTTCGACGTCTTCGTTTCGGCCGATGCGGACGCCACCGAAGCCGACGTCACGGAATTCTTCGAGGATAACCGCTACCTCGAGGGAGCCAGCGCCGATCGGCTCACCGACCAGGTCGAAGCGTCCCTGGCCGAGGAGTCCGAGGCCGACGAGGATGCATCGAGCAGCTCCAGTGGAAGCTCGAGTACGACCCACTCGAGCCAGGAGGTCGAGTCGATCCGCGTCGACGTCGAGCAGGTCGACCAGCTCTACAACCAGGTCGAAGAGATGGTGACGAGCCGGATCAAACTCCGGAAGATCATCGAGGAGAACGGTCTCGTCGAGGCCGAAGACGAACTCGAAGAACACGGCAAGATCACCGCGAGCCTGCAGGATACAGTGCTCGAGATCCGGCTCGTACCGCTGAAAAAGATCGTCGGTAACTTCCCGCGAGTCGTCCGCGACATCTCCCGCAAGCAGGACAAAGAGATCGACTTCCAGATGGAGGGCGTCGACATCGAGATGGATCGGTCGATCCTGAACGAGCTGGGCGACCCGCTGATGCACCTCATTCGGAACGCAGTCGACCACGGCATCGAACCACCCGAAGAGCGCGAGAAGAAGGGCAAGCCGCGTGAGGGAACGATCAAGCTCATCGGTGAACGCGAACGCGATCGCGTCTCCGTAACCGTCATGGACGACGGCGGTGGTCTCGACGTCGATGAGATCAAAGAGAAAGCGATCACACAGGACGTCATCACCGAAGAAGAGGGTCGACTTCTCGACGACTCGGAGGTGTACGACCTCATCTTCCACCCTGGTTTCTCGACGACAGACGAGGTCACCGAGGTCAGCGGTCGCGGCGTCGGCATGGACGTCGTCAATCAGGTCGTTCGCGGCGTCGACGGCTCGATCAACGTCGAGAGCGAACCCAACGCCGGAACCAGCGTCACGCTGATGCTCCCCGTGAGCGTCGCCATCGTTCGCGTCCTGTTCGTCACCGCAGGCGACGAGATGTACGGCGTCCCGATCAAGAACATCGACGAAATCTCCGAACTCGAGGACGTCACCGTCGAATCCGTCGAGGGTCGCCCTACGATCACCCACGACGAACGGGTCTACCCGCTACTGTCGCTTTCCGACCGACTCGACGTTCCCGACGCCGAACCCGACGATGACGACATGGTCGTCCGCATCAAAGACGGCGTCCGGCAGGTCTGTCTGCGCTGTTCTGACGTCGTCGGTCAGGAGGAAGTCGTCATCAAGCCATTTGAGGGTGTGTTAAGCGGTGCCCCGGGAATCAGCGGTGCGTCGGTACTCGGCGAGGGGGAAGTCGTGATGATCCTCGACGTCGATACGCTGTAA
- a CDS encoding chemotaxis protein CheW — protein MATTKSTAEASTHVLEFNLGENRYCVDIGYVAEIVNTDKLTPIPNTPPHIEGVMDLRGETTKIVNLREIFSATDDERLGERIIVFKRKRGANERIGWLADEVHQVRELQTDLVDTSVEGSEIAGIVRREEEFVLWIDPTAVRV, from the coding sequence ATGGCAACAACGAAATCGACCGCGGAAGCCAGCACGCACGTTCTCGAGTTCAATCTCGGAGAGAATCGATACTGCGTCGACATCGGATACGTCGCGGAGATCGTCAACACGGATAAACTCACGCCGATCCCGAACACGCCCCCACACATCGAGGGCGTGATGGATCTGCGCGGCGAAACGACGAAGATCGTCAACTTGCGAGAGATTTTCAGTGCCACCGACGACGAACGACTCGGTGAACGAATCATCGTCTTCAAGCGCAAACGCGGTGCCAACGAACGGATCGGCTGGCTCGCAGACGAGGTCCACCAGGTGAGGGAACTCCAGACGGATCTCGTGGACACGTCGGTCGAAGGTTCGGAGATCGCCGGTATCGTCCGTCGTGAGGAGGAGTTCGTCCTCTGGATCGACCCGACCGCCGTCCGCGTCTGA
- a CDS encoding plastocyanin/azurin family copper-binding protein, translating to MRGIDDTTRRHVLKVTGGVGITALIAGCADDEPVDDEEPDDEEPVDDEEEPDDEQPDDEDGIEIEPGTEIVFEGLTEGWLGVEPEEIEGEENPTLALQEGEEYEMGWEEGDGSQHNIEIWDEDGEVVDDLQTEIEEEGGEDQFLEFEATDEMAQYVCEPHETTMIGDLEITEADEGPDDDEAADDDEDDDVDDEEVDNEEMDDEDVNDEANDDTDEE from the coding sequence ATGCGTGGGATTGACGATACGACACGGAGACACGTACTCAAAGTGACAGGCGGGGTCGGTATCACTGCGTTGATCGCCGGCTGTGCCGACGACGAACCGGTCGACGACGAAGAACCGGACGACGAAGAGCCCGTTGACGACGAGGAGGAACCGGACGACGAACAACCGGACGACGAAGACGGGATCGAGATCGAGCCGGGAACGGAGATCGTCTTCGAGGGGCTTACCGAAGGCTGGCTCGGCGTCGAACCGGAAGAGATCGAGGGCGAAGAGAACCCGACGCTCGCCCTCCAGGAGGGTGAAGAGTACGAGATGGGGTGGGAAGAAGGCGACGGCTCTCAGCACAATATCGAGATCTGGGACGAAGACGGCGAGGTCGTCGACGACCTCCAGACCGAAATCGAAGAAGAAGGTGGCGAAGACCAGTTCCTCGAGTTCGAGGCCACCGACGAGATGGCCCAGTACGTCTGTGAGCCACACGAAACGACGATGATCGGCGACCTCGAGATCACCGAGGCCGATGAAGGGCCGGACGACGACGAAGCGGCAGATGATGACGAAGACGACGACGTGGACGATGAAGAAGTCGACAACGAGGAAATGGACGACGAGGACGTGAATGATGAAGCGAACGACGACACCGATGAGGAGTAA
- a CDS encoding RAD55 family ATPase, which produces MRITTGVPGFDALVDGGILKDRLYVISGPPGSGKTTFCSQFVTQGAIDGETTLFLTLHESEAEIVSDMANYEFGFDRAVSSGHVKVLNVFDSDAQRLLSSSSRSSGEFPSNVDNLANQLVAFIESRGVDRLVIDSTMLLEYYFSDDLNALVKFLTKLKRADATVLLISEMTDPTSYTDGHYLAHGVIFMHNYLESGGMTRGIQIIKMRGTEIDCDIREIEFTDRGLAVHPDQKVKV; this is translated from the coding sequence ATGCGAATTACTACGGGCGTACCGGGGTTCGATGCGCTTGTCGATGGCGGCATTTTGAAAGATCGGCTCTACGTCATCAGCGGCCCGCCAGGAAGCGGGAAGACGACGTTTTGCTCTCAGTTCGTTACCCAGGGTGCGATCGACGGCGAGACGACACTCTTTCTGACCTTACACGAGTCAGAAGCGGAGATCGTCTCCGATATGGCCAACTACGAGTTCGGTTTCGATCGGGCGGTTAGTTCCGGGCACGTGAAAGTGCTCAACGTCTTCGACAGCGACGCCCAGCGGCTCCTCTCGTCGTCCTCGCGCTCGAGCGGCGAGTTCCCCTCGAACGTCGACAACCTCGCGAATCAGCTCGTCGCGTTCATCGAGTCCCGCGGCGTCGACCGCCTCGTGATCGACTCGACAATGTTGCTCGAGTATTATTTCTCCGATGACCTGAACGCCCTCGTGAAGTTCCTGACGAAGCTCAAACGTGCCGATGCGACCGTCCTCTTGATCTCCGAGATGACCGACCCGACCTCCTACACCGACGGCCACTACCTCGCCCACGGCGTCATCTTCATGCACAACTACCTCGAGTCCGGCGGGATGACCCGTGGAATACAGATCATCAAGATGCGCGGCACCGAAATCGACTGTGACATTCGCGAGATCGAGTTCACCGATCGCGGGCTCGCGGTCCATCCCGATCAGAAGGTCAAGGTCTGA
- a CDS encoding AAA family ATPase codes for MSESDADGVTLSVRAAEKRDAGRGVARVPEAARRRLSVLSGDTVVIEGEEQTVAKLWPADPSIPDNAVQIDADTRANAGVHVGDAVTVRSKDTSTIRDATRVTLAAPASLSDGEGRLGTRTATKKLRNRPVRVGEQIRIEGVAGDPFRVIDTDPRGDVRITSSTTIRVVETDSRESQSGSVQSDDANETGSGTDHRTDSPALDTTLEASSGVTYEDIGGLDDELELVREMIELPLSEPELFQRLGVEPPSGVLLYGPPGTGKTLIARAVANEVDANFETISGPEIVSKYKGESEERLREVFDRAEANAPTIVFFDEIDSIAGQRDDDGDAENRIVGQLLTLMDGLDARGEVIVIGATNRVDTIDPALRRGGRFDREIQIGVPDVEGRKEILEVHTRGMPLADDVSIDAIARRTHGFVGADLDAVASEAAMAAIRDRPTDADDRETWNRDPTVKKHHFDEALASVEPSAMREYVAESPTTDFGDVGGLEDAKQVLRESVEWPLTYDRLFEQTNTDPPSGVLLYGPPGTGKTLLARALAGETDVNFVRVDGPEIVDRYVGESERAIREVFERARQSAPSIVFFDEIDAITAARGDSHEVTERVVSQLLTELDGMSENPNLVVLAATNRKEYIDPALLRPGRLDTHVLVPEPDPEAREKILEVHTRGKPLSDDVDVADVSAALEGYTGADLAALVRDASMKAIREIATEYGPEEANEKADEVVIERRHLEAARDSVDG; via the coding sequence ATGAGCGAGTCGGACGCAGACGGCGTCACGCTGTCGGTACGGGCTGCAGAAAAGCGCGACGCCGGTCGCGGTGTCGCGCGGGTTCCAGAAGCGGCCCGCCGTCGACTCAGCGTCTTAAGTGGCGATACAGTCGTCATCGAGGGCGAAGAACAGACCGTCGCGAAGCTGTGGCCGGCAGATCCTTCGATACCGGACAACGCCGTCCAGATCGACGCCGACACCCGGGCGAACGCGGGGGTTCACGTCGGGGATGCGGTCACCGTCAGGTCGAAAGACACCTCGACGATTCGGGACGCCACGCGAGTGACGCTCGCCGCACCCGCGTCGCTTTCCGACGGCGAGGGACGACTCGGCACTCGAACGGCGACGAAGAAGCTTCGCAACCGACCGGTTCGCGTCGGCGAGCAGATCCGAATCGAGGGCGTCGCTGGCGATCCCTTCCGCGTCATCGACACCGACCCACGCGGTGACGTCCGGATCACCAGTTCGACGACGATTCGCGTCGTCGAGACGGACTCGAGAGAAAGTCAGTCGGGGTCGGTCCAGAGTGACGATGCGAACGAGACCGGGTCGGGTACCGATCACCGGACGGACTCACCGGCGCTCGACACCACCCTGGAGGCCAGTTCGGGGGTCACCTACGAGGACATCGGCGGGCTAGACGACGAACTCGAACTCGTCCGGGAGATGATCGAACTCCCTCTCTCGGAGCCCGAACTGTTCCAGCGACTCGGCGTCGAGCCGCCCTCCGGCGTGTTGCTGTACGGGCCGCCAGGGACAGGCAAAACCCTGATCGCCCGAGCGGTTGCCAACGAAGTCGACGCCAACTTCGAGACGATTTCGGGTCCGGAGATCGTCTCGAAGTACAAAGGTGAGTCCGAAGAGCGACTCCGGGAGGTCTTCGACCGGGCCGAAGCGAACGCCCCGACAATCGTCTTCTTCGACGAGATCGACTCGATCGCCGGCCAGCGCGACGACGATGGTGATGCCGAAAATCGGATCGTCGGCCAGCTGTTGACACTGATGGACGGGCTCGACGCCCGCGGCGAGGTGATCGTCATCGGCGCGACAAACCGCGTCGACACGATCGATCCCGCACTCCGTCGCGGCGGGCGATTCGACCGCGAAATCCAGATCGGCGTCCCGGACGTGGAAGGGCGCAAAGAGATCCTCGAGGTCCACACCCGCGGAATGCCGCTTGCGGACGACGTGAGCATCGACGCCATCGCCCGCCGCACCCACGGGTTCGTCGGTGCCGACCTCGACGCCGTCGCGAGCGAGGCCGCGATGGCCGCCATCCGTGATCGACCCACCGACGCCGACGACCGGGAGACGTGGAACCGCGATCCGACCGTCAAAAAACACCACTTCGACGAGGCGCTCGCCTCGGTCGAACCCTCCGCGATGCGCGAGTACGTCGCCGAGTCGCCGACGACCGACTTCGGCGACGTCGGCGGCCTCGAGGACGCAAAACAGGTTCTACGCGAGTCAGTCGAGTGGCCGTTGACCTACGACCGACTCTTCGAGCAGACGAATACCGACCCGCCCTCGGGCGTCTTGCTGTACGGACCGCCCGGAACCGGGAAGACGCTGCTCGCGCGTGCCCTGGCGGGCGAGACGGACGTCAACTTCGTCCGGGTCGACGGCCCGGAGATCGTCGACCGCTACGTCGGCGAAAGCGAACGGGCGATCCGCGAGGTGTTCGAACGCGCTCGACAGTCCGCGCCGTCGATCGTCTTCTTCGACGAAATCGACGCTATCACGGCCGCTCGCGGCGATAGTCACGAGGTCACCGAACGGGTCGTCTCACAACTCTTGACCGAACTCGACGGCATGAGCGAGAACCCGAACCTCGTCGTGCTGGCCGCAACCAACCGCAAGGAGTACATCGATCCCGCACTGCTCCGTCCGGGGCGACTCGACACACACGTCCTCGTCCCCGAACCCGATCCCGAGGCCCGCGAGAAGATCCTCGAGGTCCACACCCGTGGCAAGCCGCTATCCGACGACGTGGACGTCGCCGACGTCTCGGCCGCCCTCGAAGGCTACACAGGGGCCGACCTGGCCGCCCTCGTCAGAGACGCCTCGATGAAAGCGATCCGCGAGATCGCAACCGAGTACGGTCCCGAGGAGGCCAACGAGAAAGCCGACGAAGTGGTTATCGAACGTCGGCATCTCGAGGCCGCTCGTGACTCCGTCGACGGCTGA
- a CDS encoding chemotaxis protein CheW has translation MTDDRARRIRNLRNRNGRGQESDDDESNDAEEPRDEGEPASAPTATDGNGDDESDASDDEPTDEPGGSADRSEDLADGAETANATDGSDSESGDERTIESTTDEGPDEQPVPAEPESTAQAGHQTEQLTASGSADSESMDAGGDTFSYDESAIPSVATGSTTGATRQLTPMVDPNHAKESPFGGAIADDAIQSDFVEDAGAEATLDAAAGPADGAGGVGRGGAVLEQGDGLVASTHDADGTIQMLEFYLNDNRYAVEIERISAIVEMKEITRFPRGPEAIDGVTDLRGEITAVLDPTAMLDVERNELTDDQYIVVLERDDDKQKLGIRVTDVLQAATYQKSQIDETGSVMDSSGEHQHEFINGIVKKTTDGRTALVTWLDIDSIIENTS, from the coding sequence ATGACCGACGATCGGGCCCGGCGCATTCGTAACCTCCGGAACCGAAACGGACGAGGACAGGAGTCGGACGACGACGAGTCGAACGACGCCGAGGAGCCTCGAGACGAGGGCGAGCCGGCGTCGGCCCCGACAGCTACAGATGGGAACGGCGACGACGAGTCCGACGCCAGTGACGACGAGCCGACGGACGAGCCAGGTGGCTCTGCGGACCGCTCTGAGGACCTCGCAGACGGAGCCGAGACGGCGAACGCGACCGACGGGTCAGACTCAGAGAGCGGCGACGAACGGACGATTGAGTCGACGACGGACGAAGGACCCGACGAGCAACCGGTACCGGCCGAGCCCGAATCGACCGCCCAGGCTGGTCACCAGACTGAACAGCTGACCGCCTCCGGATCGGCCGACTCCGAGTCGATGGACGCTGGCGGCGATACCTTCAGCTACGACGAGTCGGCAATCCCGAGCGTCGCCACGGGGAGTACGACGGGAGCCACACGGCAGTTGACCCCGATGGTAGATCCGAACCACGCCAAGGAGTCCCCGTTCGGCGGTGCGATCGCCGACGACGCGATTCAGTCGGACTTCGTCGAAGACGCTGGAGCGGAGGCGACACTCGATGCGGCGGCAGGACCTGCCGACGGAGCTGGAGGGGTTGGCCGCGGCGGGGCCGTTCTCGAGCAAGGCGATGGCCTCGTTGCGTCCACCCACGACGCCGACGGCACGATCCAGATGCTCGAGTTCTACCTGAACGACAACCGCTACGCCGTCGAAATCGAACGAATCAGCGCGATCGTCGAGATGAAAGAGATCACGCGGTTCCCCCGTGGACCCGAGGCGATCGACGGCGTCACCGACCTTCGTGGCGAGATTACGGCCGTCCTCGACCCGACGGCCATGCTCGACGTCGAGCGAAACGAACTCACCGACGATCAGTACATCGTCGTCTTAGAGCGCGACGACGACAAGCAAAAGCTCGGCATTCGCGTGACGGACGTCTTGCAAGCGGCGACATACCAGAAGTCACAGATCGACGAAACGGGCAGCGTAATGGACTCCTCGGGTGAACACCAACACGAGTTCATCAACGGTATCGTCAAGAAAACGACCGACGGCCGGACCGCGCTCGTCACCTGGCTCGATATCGACTCGATCATCGAGAACACGAGCTAG